One window from the genome of Crassostrea angulata isolate pt1a10 chromosome 2, ASM2561291v2, whole genome shotgun sequence encodes:
- the LOC128173406 gene encoding cysteine dioxygenase type 1-like isoform X2 translates to MSRYDLNSLQSDLRKELGNGLTEENVKLVKDLMSRYKSDPMDWKDKEKWSDVKYTRTLLDKGNGHYNLMILCWNVGQESPIHNHPNSHCFMKTLEGVVHEELYKKPDMTSCQCSCGCKMEKIDDRDYAIDNVALITDKDGVHRVGNKSHVDKAVTLHLYSPPFTTCHKYDDNTSKEMEVPMGFDQDFSVRCCGTSCCS, encoded by the exons ATGTCGCGGTACGATTTGAATTCGTTACAGTCAGATTTGAGGAAGGAGCTGGGCAATGGTTTGACTGAGGAGAATGTAAAGTTAGTGAAAGATCTAATGTCTCGCTATAAAAGTGACCCCATGGACTGGAAGGACAAGGAAAAGTGGAGCGATGTAAA GTACACACGGACTTTGCTGGACAAAGGTAACGGCCATTACAACCTGATGATTCTGTGCTGGAACGTTGGACAGGAGAGCCCCATACACAACCACCCAAACTCACACTGCTTCATGAAAACACTAGAGGGCGTGGTCCACGAGGAGCTTTACAAGAAGCCGGATATGACGTCATGTCAGTGTTCATGCGGATGCAAGATGGAAAAGATTGACGATAGAGACTACGCAATTGATAATGTTGCTTTAATCACAG ACAAAGATGGCGTGCACAGAGTTGGAAACAAAAGTCACGTGGACAAAGCCGTGACGCTACATCTCTACTCGCCGCCATTTACCACGTGTCATAAGTATGACGACAACACGAGTAAAGAGATGGAGGTCCCCATGGGATTCGATCAGGACTTCAGTGTTCGGTGTTGTGGCACCTCATGCTGtagtta a
- the LOC128173406 gene encoding cysteine dioxygenase type 1-like isoform X1, giving the protein MSRYDLNSLQSDLRKELGNGLTEENVKLVKDLMSRYKSDPMDWKDKEKWSDVKYTRTLLDKGNGHYNLMILCWNVGQESPIHNHPNSHCFMKTLEGVVHEELYKKPDMTSCQCSCGCKMEKIDDRDYAIDNVALITDKDGVHRVGNKSHVDKAVTLHLYSPPFTTCHKYDDNTSKEMEVPMGFDQDFSVRCCGTSCCS; this is encoded by the exons ATGTCGCGGTACGATTTGAATTCGTTACAGTCAGATTTGAGGAAGGAGCTGGGCAATGGTTTGACTGAGGAGAATGTAAAGTTAGTGAAAGATCTAATGTCTCGCTATAAAAGTGACCCCATGGACTGGAAGGACAAGGAAAAGTGGAGCGATGTAAA GTACACACGGACTTTGCTGGACAAAGGTAACGGCCATTACAACCTGATGATTCTGTGCTGGAACGTTGGACAGGAGAGCCCCATACACAACCACCCAAACTCACACTGCTTCATGAAAACACTAGAGGGCGTGGTCCACGAGGAGCTTTACAAGAAGCCGGATATGACGTCATGTCAGTGTTCATGCGGATGCAAGATGGAAAAGATTGACGATAGAGACTACGCAATTGATAATGTTGCTTTAATCACAG ACAAAGATGGCGTGCACAGAGTTGGAAACAAAAGTCACGTGGACAAAGCCGTGACGCTACATCTCTACTCGCCGCCATTTACCACGTGTCATAAGTATGACGACAACACGAGTAAAGAGATGGAGGTCCCCATGGGATTCGATCAGGACTTCAGTGTTCGGTGTTGTGGCACCTCATGCTGtagttaa